One window of the Tetragenococcus koreensis genome contains the following:
- a CDS encoding YlbF family regulator — translation MDLLNEEPEIQAALEHLVDLLGEHDTIKEFQEIQQRALQNEQLNDLEEQIKQVQKAAVQFAHYDKPEAEKQANAEIDRLKKEYETHPLVIRYREKILDANDLLHYITENFEKRVNDAIEEEETNASKD, via the coding sequence TTGGACCTTTTAAATGAAGAACCAGAAATACAAGCAGCCCTTGAGCATTTAGTTGACTTATTAGGTGAACATGACACCATTAAAGAATTTCAAGAAATTCAACAACGAGCGTTGCAAAATGAACAATTAAACGATTTAGAAGAGCAGATAAAACAGGTCCAAAAAGCGGCGGTACAATTTGCTCATTATGATAAACCAGAAGCAGAAAAACAAGCGAATGCTGAAATTGACCGATTAAAAAAAGAGTATGAAACGCATCCTTTAGTCATCAGATATCGCGAAAAAATCTTGGATGCCAATGATCTTTTGCATTATATTACCGAGAACTTTGAAAAACGAGTGAACGATGCTATCGAGGAGGAAGAAACGAATGCCTCAAAAGACTAA
- a CDS encoding TIGR00282 family metallophosphoesterase: MRILFIGDVVGSLGRKTITEYLPKLKKEYAPQVTIANGENAAGGRGITEKIYKKFLQEGIDVVTLGNHAWDNRDIFEFISEAKRMIRPANFPKQAPGTGITFVKVNDIELAVINLQGRTFMADIEDPFEKADELVKIAAKRTSYIFVDFHAETTSEKQAMGWYLDGRVSAVVGTHTHVQTNDARILPGGTAYLTDVGMTGPYDAILGMKKEPIIEKFITALPKRFEVVENGRSVLSACLIEVDPRSGTTKSIEPILINEDQPFLA; the protein is encoded by the coding sequence GTGCGGATTTTATTTATAGGTGACGTTGTGGGGTCTTTGGGTAGAAAAACGATCACTGAATATTTGCCGAAACTAAAAAAAGAATATGCCCCCCAAGTGACCATTGCCAATGGTGAAAATGCTGCAGGTGGCAGAGGAATCACCGAAAAAATTTATAAAAAATTTCTACAAGAGGGAATTGATGTCGTGACATTAGGCAATCATGCCTGGGATAATCGTGATATTTTTGAGTTTATTTCAGAAGCTAAACGAATGATCCGTCCTGCTAACTTCCCTAAACAAGCGCCTGGCACAGGAATTACTTTTGTGAAAGTCAATGATATCGAATTGGCAGTGATTAACCTGCAAGGCCGCACATTTATGGCAGATATTGAGGACCCGTTTGAAAAAGCAGATGAACTTGTTAAAATAGCTGCCAAGCGGACTTCCTACATATTCGTTGACTTTCACGCAGAAACTACCAGTGAAAAACAGGCAATGGGGTGGTATCTGGATGGTCGTGTTTCGGCTGTAGTCGGTACGCACACGCATGTCCAAACCAATGACGCACGGATCTTGCCGGGTGGCACTGCTTATCTGACTGATGTGGGTATGACAGGTCCGTATGATGCTATTTTAGGGATGAAAAAAGAACCAATCATTGAAAAATTTATCACGGCCTTGCCTAAACGTTTTGAAGTGGTCGAAAATGGACGTAGTGTTTTATCTGCTTGTCTAATTGAGGTTGATCCACGTAGCGGCACTACTAAAAGTATCGAACCGATTTTGATAAATGAAGACCAACCATTTTTAGCATAA
- a CDS encoding HAD family hydrolase: MKRKLFAFDIDGTLLDSNKRPLASTIEALQELRSAGHFVTLATGRTRFLAQDLIYQLEFDNYILCNGSAAFLNHHQVYKHLLPRMEMQHFVKEANGLGIDTVFVGIDAYKRNTSFNLATIENAMHSVGSVAPDLDHSFPQREDIYQGLAFYDTSLENYFDDKYPNLSFVRWHENGVDVIPKGGSKAATILEIAHRLGIDQEDIVSFGDGMNDREMLQASGCGVAMGNAPKEVALYADRITDDNDHDGIWQALDELGFLNRAVKKRA; encoded by the coding sequence ATGAAACGAAAACTATTTGCTTTTGATATTGACGGAACATTGCTAGATTCGAACAAGCGTCCCTTAGCTAGTACCATTGAAGCACTCCAAGAACTAAGAAGTGCAGGCCATTTTGTAACGCTGGCGACGGGACGTACACGTTTTTTGGCGCAAGATTTGATTTATCAATTAGAATTTGATAATTATATCCTTTGCAATGGGTCAGCTGCTTTTTTAAATCATCATCAAGTTTATAAACACTTACTACCCAGAATGGAAATGCAACATTTTGTAAAAGAAGCCAATGGTTTAGGCATTGATACTGTCTTTGTCGGGATTGACGCTTATAAACGGAATACTTCTTTTAATTTGGCAACTATAGAAAACGCTATGCATTCAGTGGGCTCTGTTGCCCCTGACTTAGATCATAGCTTTCCGCAAAGAGAAGATATATATCAAGGACTAGCGTTTTATGATACATCATTGGAAAATTATTTTGACGATAAATATCCTAATCTGTCTTTTGTGCGCTGGCATGAAAATGGCGTAGATGTGATTCCCAAAGGTGGCTCTAAAGCTGCAACGATTCTTGAGATCGCTCATCGTTTAGGGATCGATCAAGAAGATATTGTTTCTTTTGGCGATGGTATGAATGACCGCGAAATGTTGCAAGCATCCGGTTGTGGTGTGGCAATGGGGAATGCTCCCAAAGAAGTTGCTTTGTATGCTGATCGTATTACAGATGACAATGATCATGATGGTATTTGGCAAGCATTGGATGAATTAGGCTTTTTAAACAGAGCAGTTAAAAAAAGAGCGTAA
- a CDS encoding 5-methyltetrahydropteroyltriglutamate--homocysteine S-methyltransferase yields the protein MSQQVVSQDAVNRYEIVGSFLRPEALKEAREKFGAKEISYQELQEVEDQEITKLIAKEKEIGLKYITDGEFRRSYWHLDFFWGLAGVEHNIMDQGYLFHGEETRADSARLEGKVKFNPNHPVFKEFSFAHELANGDVQVRQSIPAPAQFFAELVRGENEEKIDQYYSDRNDLYQDIAQAYRETILELYNLGCRNVKLDDCTWGMLVDKGFWQNMTNEDYDTQEIQEQYLQLNNAALKDLPEDLHVTTHICRGNYHSTFATSGGYEPVAQTLFGKENVEAFFLEFDDDRSGDFAPLRFVPEEKQVVLGLITSKSGKLEDKEAIVNRIREASQYVPLERLNLSPQCGFASTEEGNILTEQQQWDKLRLIIEITQEVWGQ from the coding sequence ATGAGTCAACAAGTAGTCAGTCAAGATGCAGTGAATCGTTATGAAATTGTAGGAAGTTTTTTACGACCAGAAGCGTTAAAAGAGGCTAGAGAAAAGTTTGGCGCCAAAGAAATTTCGTATCAAGAATTGCAGGAAGTAGAAGATCAAGAAATTACGAAATTAATCGCTAAAGAAAAAGAAATTGGCTTAAAATATATTACCGATGGTGAATTTCGACGTAGTTATTGGCATCTAGATTTTTTCTGGGGATTAGCCGGTGTCGAACATAATATCATGGACCAAGGCTATCTTTTCCATGGTGAAGAAACGCGTGCAGATTCTGCTCGTTTGGAAGGGAAAGTCAAATTTAACCCCAATCATCCGGTGTTTAAGGAATTTAGCTTTGCCCATGAACTTGCTAATGGAGATGTGCAAGTACGCCAAAGTATCCCAGCGCCGGCTCAGTTTTTTGCAGAATTGGTTCGTGGAGAAAACGAAGAAAAAATTGACCAATATTACTCCGATCGCAATGATTTGTATCAAGACATCGCTCAAGCTTATCGGGAAACGATTTTAGAGTTGTATAACCTAGGCTGTCGGAATGTGAAGCTGGACGATTGTACCTGGGGAATGTTGGTAGATAAAGGTTTTTGGCAAAATATGACCAATGAGGACTACGACACGCAAGAAATCCAAGAGCAATATTTGCAGTTAAATAATGCCGCATTAAAAGATCTGCCAGAAGATCTGCACGTGACCACTCATATTTGTCGCGGCAATTATCATTCAACTTTTGCTACTTCAGGTGGTTATGAACCAGTTGCGCAAACTTTGTTTGGTAAGGAAAATGTGGAAGCCTTTTTCTTGGAATTTGACGATGATCGCTCAGGAGATTTTGCTCCACTACGTTTTGTACCAGAAGAAAAACAAGTTGTTTTAGGTTTAATTACGAGCAAAAGCGGAAAATTAGAAGATAAAGAGGCCATTGTCAATCGAATTCGTGAAGCAAGTCAATATGTTCCACTGGAACGTTTGAATCTCAGCCCACAATGCGGGTTTGCATCTACTGAAGAAGGAAATATTTTAACGGAACAACAACAATGGGACAAATTGCGTTTAATCATTGAAATTACCCAAGAAGTTTGGGGCCAGTAA
- a CDS encoding formate/nitrite transporter family protein: MNSISALFEKIDSSIIKKVDLIESSYTRYAVRAVLACLFLTLGTAIAFGTAMKAEEVAPGSGKFLYAFMFSWSLVMILYMNAELGTSNMLYMTVGVYRKKIDIKIAGKILFTCILFNLIGGIFFGYLISLTGTFQNLPADNFMFTSLADKLEKSTIQILVEGVFANIVVNTAVLVSLRMKDDAGKVLAIIFIIFIFAFLGYEHVIANFPAFSLGYFASHGAISTMTTANLIHNILFALLGNYIGGGLVIGLVYAWLNNTKSDYVD, from the coding sequence ATGAATTCGATATCAGCATTATTTGAAAAAATAGATTCTTCAATTATAAAAAAGGTAGATTTAATTGAGAGCAGCTACACGCGTTATGCGGTTCGTGCAGTATTAGCTTGTTTATTTTTAACATTAGGAACGGCGATCGCATTTGGTACAGCAATGAAAGCAGAGGAAGTAGCGCCAGGCTCTGGTAAATTTTTATATGCGTTTATGTTCAGCTGGTCATTAGTAATGATTTTATATATGAATGCAGAATTAGGTACTTCCAATATGCTTTACATGACTGTAGGGGTATATCGTAAAAAAATAGATATCAAAATAGCGGGGAAGATTTTATTTACCTGTATTTTGTTTAACTTAATTGGTGGCATTTTTTTTGGTTATTTAATTTCATTAACGGGTACGTTTCAAAATTTGCCAGCAGATAATTTCATGTTTACTTCGCTGGCGGATAAATTAGAGAAATCAACAATTCAAATTTTAGTTGAAGGTGTTTTTGCTAATATTGTTGTCAATACAGCGGTTTTAGTTAGTCTGCGAATGAAAGATGATGCAGGCAAAGTTTTAGCCATTATCTTTATTATTTTTATCTTTGCTTTTTTAGGATACGAACACGTTATCGCAAACTTCCCCGCATTTTCGTTAGGTTATTTTGCTTCGCATGGGGCAATAAGCACAATGACTACAGCAAATCTTATCCATAATATTTTGTTTGCATTACTAGGTAATTACATAGGAGGCGGCCTGGTGATTGGTCTGGTTTACGCTTGGTTAAACAATACGAAGTCTGACTACGTAGATTAA
- the rpsD gene encoding 30S ribosomal protein S4 — MSRYTGPSWKASRRLGISLSGTGKELARRPYPPGQHGPTSRGARSEYGLQLNEKQKLRRMYGLTERQFRTLFTKASKIKEGKHGVNFMILLEQRLDNVVYRLGLATTRRQSRQLVNHGHITVDGKRVDIPSYHVEVGQVISVREKSKEMTAIKEAVESVVGTPAFTSFDGEKLEGSLTRLPEREELTPDVDEALVVEYYNQLL, encoded by the coding sequence ATGTCTCGTTATACAGGACCATCTTGGAAAGCTTCCCGCCGTTTAGGTATTTCTCTATCCGGTACTGGAAAAGAATTAGCTCGTCGACCTTATCCACCAGGACAACACGGACCAACTAGTCGTGGTGCCCGTTCTGAATATGGTTTGCAATTAAATGAAAAACAAAAACTACGTCGTATGTATGGATTAACTGAACGTCAATTCCGTACATTGTTTACAAAAGCAAGCAAGATTAAAGAAGGTAAACATGGTGTTAACTTCATGATCTTACTAGAACAACGTTTGGACAACGTAGTTTATCGTTTAGGATTGGCAACAACTCGTCGTCAATCACGTCAATTAGTTAACCATGGTCATATTACAGTTGATGGTAAACGTGTGGACATCCCTTCTTATCATGTAGAAGTAGGACAAGTCATTAGCGTACGTGAAAAATCAAAAGAAATGACTGCAATCAAAGAAGCTGTTGAATCTGTTGTAGGTACGCCTGCTTTTACTAGTTTCGATGGTGAAAAACTAGAAGGTTCACTGACTCGCTTACCAGAACGCGAAGAATTGACACCTGATGTTGATGAAGCATTAGTCGTTGAATACTACAACCAATTGCTGTAA
- a CDS encoding ABC transporter ATP-binding protein, with amino-acid sequence MILTTDNLTKTYGKHIAINHLDITIEKGSLTAILGPNGAGKSTTMQLLIGLTQPTAGRIYYQKQVKIGVVFQTSVLDKMLTVQENLQIRARQYHEVASTKVKQLIEQLGLTSFSHQRYGTLSGGQKRRVDIARALLNEPNVLFLDEPTTGLDIQTRSAIWTLLKKLQVEQKLTIVLTTHYLNEADDADKIYIIDHGLLIAQGSAKEIKQHYANNVLTIITKPQNESDLSIEKEIPILSKQENKITCLPQTSQQTIKLLAKYQMFIQEFEFQSGTIDDAFMNLTGREVR; translated from the coding sequence ATGATCTTAACAACCGATAATCTTACAAAAACTTATGGGAAACACATCGCTATTAATCATTTAGATATAACGATAGAAAAAGGAAGTTTAACGGCTATTCTGGGTCCAAATGGCGCAGGTAAATCAACTACAATGCAATTATTAATTGGATTGACACAACCAACAGCAGGTCGTATTTATTATCAAAAACAAGTTAAAATTGGCGTAGTTTTTCAAACAAGCGTCTTAGACAAAATGTTGACTGTACAAGAAAACTTACAAATACGTGCCCGGCAATACCATGAAGTTGCATCCACTAAGGTTAAACAATTAATTGAACAATTGGGATTAACTAGTTTTTCTCACCAACGATATGGGACATTATCGGGCGGTCAAAAACGGCGCGTAGACATTGCTCGTGCCTTATTAAATGAACCAAATGTACTTTTTTTAGATGAACCGACCACGGGTTTAGATATCCAAACGCGTTCAGCTATTTGGACTTTGCTAAAAAAATTGCAAGTTGAACAAAAACTAACAATTGTTCTGACGACGCATTATCTAAATGAAGCAGATGATGCCGACAAAATTTATATTATCGATCATGGTCTATTAATCGCTCAAGGTTCTGCCAAAGAAATCAAACAGCATTATGCAAATAATGTATTAACAATTATAACTAAACCGCAAAACGAATCAGATTTATCAATTGAAAAAGAAATTCCCATCCTTAGTAAGCAAGAAAATAAAATCACTTGTTTACCCCAAACATCGCAACAAACCATCAAATTGCTCGCAAAATATCAAATGTTTATTCAAGAATTTGAATTTCAATCTGGAACCATAGATGACGCATTTATGAATTTAACTGGAAGAGAGGTCCGATAA
- a CDS encoding ABC transporter permease, protein MSALITRNLLLYFRDRPGILFSLLGAFISFVLYLIFLKETMAEDWSKISQTNQLLDTWLISGTLTITGITTTLSSLSQRIKDRESQVDQDLSLTDISGLRLRLSYLLSAAFIGAIMQILLFSVMFTYFYFTNQTVFYWQQLPAILFLMIFNSLLAAVLNDLMIQSIKTVDNVGKFATIVGTAAGFLVGTYVPIGALPSFAQTLMKLTPGSYIASLYRQILLSPTLTDTFKGSSSAREQFTEFMGVRLRLSQLLTFQQTYIILVGILIITLFLVLFPQWLKNYKKQQRLFR, encoded by the coding sequence ATGAGCGCATTAATAACACGTAATTTACTTTTATATTTTCGTGATCGCCCCGGCATTTTATTTTCGTTATTAGGAGCATTTATTTCATTCGTCCTTTATTTAATCTTCTTAAAAGAAACCATGGCAGAAGATTGGTCAAAGATCTCCCAAACAAATCAATTGTTAGATACTTGGCTAATTAGCGGTACACTAACGATTACGGGTATCACAACGACCCTTTCCAGCCTATCACAACGGATCAAAGATCGAGAATCTCAAGTTGACCAAGATTTATCTTTAACCGATATTAGCGGGTTACGCTTACGCCTAAGTTATTTGTTAAGTGCTGCGTTTATAGGTGCTATCATGCAAATCCTTTTATTTAGCGTCATGTTTACCTACTTTTACTTTACTAACCAAACCGTCTTTTATTGGCAGCAATTACCTGCTATTTTGTTCTTGATGATTTTTAATTCTCTATTAGCAGCTGTTTTAAATGATCTTATGATTCAATCTATTAAAACCGTTGATAATGTTGGCAAATTCGCTACTATTGTTGGAACGGCTGCAGGATTTCTGGTAGGGACTTATGTTCCTATCGGAGCGTTGCCCAGTTTTGCCCAAACGCTGATGAAATTAACACCTGGAAGCTATATCGCTTCTTTGTATCGTCAAATCTTATTAAGCCCCACATTAACTGATACTTTTAAAGGAAGTTCTTCTGCCCGCGAGCAGTTCACAGAATTTATGGGTGTACGCTTAAGACTGTCGCAATTATTGACATTCCAGCAAACCTACATCATACTCGTAGGTATTCTCATAATCACTTTATTTCTGGTATTATTTCCACAATGGCTTAAAAACTATAAAAAACAACAAAGGCTATTTCGCTAA
- a CDS encoding LytTR family DNA-binding domain-containing protein, whose translation MIKCRFENDPQVSSTEPEVVVRAASKNAQVQTLIDYIEQYQNQVSQPKILAIKTDDQLTMLKIDSIVLADIQQSTLLIYTTEEVITTAETLVHFAKRVDNPNFIQISKHAYINLDHLLSLSDSFSGNMTATLTENIKTDVSRKYVKSLMQHLGIR comes from the coding sequence TTGATTAAGTGTCGATTTGAAAACGATCCGCAAGTTTCTTCTACAGAACCTGAGGTCGTTGTCCGAGCAGCTAGTAAAAATGCGCAAGTCCAAACTTTAATTGATTATATCGAGCAATACCAAAACCAAGTATCGCAACCTAAAATCTTAGCTATAAAAACAGATGACCAGCTTACTATGCTTAAAATTGATTCCATTGTTTTAGCAGATATCCAACAGTCAACACTTTTAATCTATACTACTGAAGAAGTCATCACGACAGCAGAAACATTGGTTCACTTTGCTAAACGGGTCGACAATCCTAATTTTATCCAGATTTCAAAACATGCCTATATTAATTTAGATCATCTACTTTCTTTATCAGATAGTTTTTCCGGTAATATGACAGCCACGCTTACTGAAAACATTAAGACTGATGTCAGCCGAAAATATGTAAAATCACTCATGCAACATTTGGGAATTCGATAG
- a CDS encoding DUF3021 domain-containing protein, translating to MKRLLRYAIIGIGYGSFSYLLILMLHIQDVPPTSVNIFSILLMSAGIGILSILFDIENLNFLTALGIHFFATLALVITMMLFNGWIDSVINSVGFWLIFLTIYIAVWALYRIQLYLNVEKINRVLAQHRKNKQ from the coding sequence TTGAAAAGATTACTGCGTTACGCTATTATCGGAATCGGTTATGGATCATTTTCTTACTTACTAATATTAATGTTACACATTCAAGACGTACCGCCAACTAGCGTAAATATTTTTAGTATCCTACTGATGAGCGCTGGAATTGGTATCCTCTCGATTCTATTTGACATTGAGAATTTAAATTTCCTGACCGCTTTAGGAATACATTTTTTTGCTACTTTAGCTTTAGTGATTACTATGATGCTTTTTAACGGATGGATCGATTCGGTCATAAACAGTGTTGGATTCTGGCTCATATTCCTTACTATTTATATTGCGGTTTGGGCACTTTATCGCATTCAGCTTTATCTTAATGTGGAAAAAATAAATCGTGTACTAGCACAACACCGCAAAAACAAACAATAA
- a CDS encoding biotin transporter BioY, protein MKLTLHEQLMAATFAGIIAIFSQIILPIGVVPWSLQTFIVGLSVTLLGRKVGTWAVLIYFLLGLIGLPVFAGGASGVAALFGPTGGYLIGFIFTSLLIGTMMKYTEYTYFWTITANLAGFLLALFFGTVWLKFAAGMTWPAAFATGFLGFLFPEIVKAICSGWFSVLLIHRLPQKFFSV, encoded by the coding sequence ATGAAGTTAACCTTACACGAACAGTTAATGGCAGCAACATTTGCCGGTATCATCGCTATTTTTTCTCAGATCATCCTCCCTATCGGTGTTGTACCTTGGAGTTTACAAACTTTCATTGTCGGTTTGTCGGTCACATTATTGGGTAGAAAAGTCGGTACCTGGGCTGTTTTAATTTATTTTTTACTTGGGTTAATCGGCTTGCCTGTTTTTGCCGGTGGTGCCAGTGGAGTAGCTGCCTTGTTTGGTCCAACAGGCGGTTATCTGATTGGATTTATTTTCACTTCATTATTGATAGGCACTATGATGAAATACACAGAATATACCTATTTTTGGACCATTACTGCTAATTTAGCAGGTTTCCTACTTGCTCTTTTTTTCGGTACGGTTTGGTTAAAATTTGCTGCTGGGATGACTTGGCCAGCTGCTTTTGCTACAGGATTTCTAGGATTTTTATTCCCAGAGATTGTAAAAGCAATCTGCTCAGGTTGGTTCAGCGTTTTATTAATCCATCGTTTACCACAAAAATTTTTTAGCGTTTAA
- a CDS encoding DUF1054 domain-containing protein — protein sequence MFTQESFAVFDIAGLDERMAAIREEVQPIFKTIDERIKKDLEKELDEPLFIHIAQHRRRSVYPPENTWSAISSKKRGYKMEPHFQLGIWPDYVFMYLSIIDQPPKKEQIAQQLLQHSLLLTQLPEDTVMNTDHTKANYEFIAQANVKQALERLKKVKKGEFQVGRIIAKDSHLWQDPEQALEYMLATYRFLVPVYQLLQF from the coding sequence ATGTTTACGCAAGAAAGTTTTGCAGTTTTTGATATTGCTGGTTTAGATGAACGGATGGCTGCTATCCGTGAAGAAGTCCAACCCATTTTTAAAACAATAGATGAAAGGATCAAAAAAGATTTAGAAAAAGAACTTGATGAACCGTTATTTATCCATATTGCACAACATCGCAGACGCAGTGTTTATCCACCAGAAAATACCTGGTCAGCTATTAGTAGTAAGAAACGTGGTTATAAAATGGAGCCCCATTTTCAATTGGGAATTTGGCCAGATTACGTTTTTATGTATCTGTCAATTATTGATCAGCCACCAAAAAAAGAACAAATAGCTCAACAGCTTTTGCAGCATAGTCTTTTGCTAACTCAGTTACCAGAAGATACCGTAATGAACACAGATCATACTAAGGCTAATTACGAATTTATCGCACAAGCAAATGTCAAGCAGGCATTGGAACGCTTAAAAAAGGTGAAAAAAGGCGAGTTTCAAGTTGGACGGATTATCGCCAAAGATAGTCATTTATGGCAGGACCCAGAACAAGCGTTAGAATACATGCTAGCAACTTATCGTTTTCTGGTGCCAGTTTACCAACTATTACAATTTTAA
- a CDS encoding metallophosphoesterase, whose product MGKLAVISDLHADINQFNEELYLIRDYLEKLNVTHVHFAGDVANKVAKTLEVVNFFDQKIPTTFHWGNHEMADIDVESDFEDFNDPHFLNFKTQELTKSTVLFGMNGWYDYSFVPHADEKEYRRKKQVYWYDRFIERQGSDPEITAALCYRLQETLSTVPDTKNIILSTHFVPKETFIIKHSEKYARWNQLNAFLGSKEFGEVLDGFSNVKQVVFGHTHHRFTEQKLQQTMYHCRPFGYYYEWFLTRSFILTNHLAETFNPLKARTIVKRYPQAFNEYKKRYILNELQQGMVLLDY is encoded by the coding sequence TTGGGAAAATTAGCAGTAATATCAGATTTGCACGCGGATATTAATCAGTTTAATGAAGAATTATATCTTATACGGGACTATCTGGAAAAATTAAATGTGACGCATGTTCATTTTGCAGGTGATGTAGCGAATAAAGTGGCAAAGACATTAGAGGTCGTCAATTTTTTTGATCAAAAGATACCTACAACATTTCATTGGGGAAACCATGAGATGGCTGATATCGATGTTGAATCCGATTTTGAGGATTTTAATGATCCTCATTTTTTAAATTTTAAAACACAAGAGCTGACAAAATCGACAGTTCTTTTTGGAATGAACGGTTGGTACGATTACAGCTTTGTTCCGCACGCCGACGAAAAAGAATATCGCCGTAAAAAGCAAGTTTATTGGTATGATCGTTTTATCGAACGCCAGGGTTCAGATCCAGAAATTACTGCTGCGCTCTGTTATCGTTTGCAGGAAACATTAAGCACTGTTCCTGATACAAAAAACATTATTTTGAGCACTCACTTTGTGCCAAAAGAAACGTTTATTATTAAGCATAGTGAAAAATACGCACGCTGGAATCAGTTAAATGCTTTTTTGGGTTCAAAAGAATTCGGCGAGGTATTAGATGGATTTTCTAACGTTAAACAAGTTGTTTTTGGACATACCCATCATCGCTTTACCGAACAAAAATTACAACAAACGATGTATCATTGCCGACCATTTGGCTACTATTATGAGTGGTTTTTAACACGCTCGTTTATTTTAACGAATCATTTAGCTGAAACTTTTAATCCGCTAAAAGCACGAACGATTGTGAAACGCTATCCCCAGGCATTTAATGAATATAAAAAACGTTATATTCTAAATGAGCTTCAACAGGGAATGGTTTTACTTGATTATTGA
- a CDS encoding GNAT family N-acetyltransferase — MEQNGNKNYILAKNNLLETKRLFLRPVTLEDAEDMYEYSRDSQTTHFVFGRHQTLEDTKIAIADYFMAEPLGKFAIELKEQQKMIGTIDLRVEMEIGVAELGYIINKKYWGFGYIPEACHRLLTLGFTDLDLVRIKAAHDKRNANSGRVMEKIGMTVDSIIPEARRNLGQLKGQVFTEVTRSITKTQWEKLKQ, encoded by the coding sequence GTGGAGCAAAATGGGAATAAAAATTATATCTTGGCAAAAAATAATCTGTTAGAAACGAAACGACTATTCCTTCGACCAGTCACGCTTGAAGACGCAGAGGATATGTATGAGTACAGTCGTGATAGCCAAACAACCCACTTTGTCTTTGGAAGGCATCAAACGTTAGAAGACACCAAAATTGCGATTGCCGATTATTTTATGGCAGAACCATTAGGTAAGTTCGCCATTGAGTTAAAAGAACAACAAAAGATGATCGGGACAATCGACCTTAGAGTAGAGATGGAGATTGGTGTAGCCGAATTGGGGTATATTATCAATAAAAAGTATTGGGGCTTTGGTTACATACCAGAAGCTTGTCATCGGTTGCTTACTCTCGGTTTTACCGATTTAGATTTGGTCCGAATTAAAGCAGCACATGATAAAAGGAATGCTAACTCAGGACGTGTAATGGAAAAAATTGGTATGACAGTTGATAGTATTATACCTGAGGCTAGAAGGAATTTAGGACAGCTAAAAGGGCAAGTGTTTACAGAAGTTACACGCAGTATAACAAAGACACAGTGGGAAAAGCTTAAGCAATAG
- a CDS encoding YueI family protein, translated as MADELQNHLDKGMYGTPSVNPDEQRKFLGTFRERVYIRMTIQQMKQDSNKKILENHLSDYPDASVLINGNASESVQSSYIQIAMKAKLKFTVVDSDLKGDDDSGLLVVANKAVNEDTIDIAEKFNSENTQSPQSTSEKKGFWHKLFHNN; from the coding sequence ATGGCTGACGAATTGCAAAATCATTTAGATAAAGGAATGTATGGTACCCCATCTGTAAATCCAGACGAACAAAGAAAATTTTTAGGAACTTTTCGTGAACGCGTCTATATTCGAATGACTATTCAGCAAATGAAGCAAGACAGCAATAAAAAAATTTTAGAAAACCATTTATCTGATTATCCTGATGCCAGCGTTTTAATCAATGGCAATGCCAGCGAAAGCGTCCAAAGCAGTTATATTCAAATAGCTATGAAAGCAAAACTAAAATTTACCGTGGTTGATAGTGATTTAAAAGGAGACGACGACAGTGGACTTCTAGTTGTTGCCAATAAAGCAGTAAATGAAGACACGATTGATATTGCAGAAAAATTTAATTCCGAAAACACTCAATCTCCACAAAGTACTAGTGAGAAAAAAGGGTTCTGGCACAAACTTTTTCATAATAATTAA